The Streptomyces venezuelae genomic interval AGGTTCTGGCCAGCGGGGGAGCGCCGGTCGTCGTGGCCGTCGTGGCGGTCGCCGCGGGTGCCGCGGAGGTGGCGGTCGTCGCGGGGGCGCTCGGCGCGGCCGAAGTGTCGGGAGTGGCAGGGGCCGTGGTCTCCGTACCGCCGTCACCCCCGCCGTCCGAGCCGCAGCCCGTCGTCAGGGCCGCGGCGGCGATCAGGACGGTGCGGCGGTTCGTGGCGCGTGAAGTCATGGCGCCCAGCTTGGTGGCGCCCCGGGCCCCGGGCCCCGCAACACGCCTACGGGCGGGGCGTCAGCTCCCTCGCACGGCCGTCCGCATCCCTGCGGACCTCCAGGACCTCCGTCACCGCGGCTCGCTCGATGGGTCCGTAGACGTGCGGGTAGAGCCGGCCCCCGGCGCCCTCCCAGCGGACCTCGCCGCCCAGCCGGGACTCGTCGATCACCAGGACGAGGAGCGGGCCGGGCACCGACCGGTAGGGGCCGTCGGCGATCG includes:
- a CDS encoding DUF952 domain-containing protein, yielding MLLHVLPLADWSADPADPTAPYAPASLAAEGFVHCSADAPAALAIADGPYRSVPGPLLVLVIDESRLGGEVRWEGAGGRLYPHVYGPIERAAVTEVLEVRRDADGRARELTPRP